A genomic segment from Kyrpidia tusciae DSM 2912 encodes:
- a CDS encoding GGDEF domain-containing protein, which yields MGTRESHHGDDMEKLARVLQGMIGFGNSRVRLQYMVDQIAALLGAALVGIWMEEKTDLIPVAVGGRAADYGRALVFSTREDAPGGQGPSGRAFRERRTVLYDPLRESDNQWQELRERYVLGTSLAVPLVYEHQVFGIIGLYVTRGKSIQPRMRHMMEILAPVLSMMIKDQRDRMLLEERSKGLSTLISAIQVLGRVQSEEELMTEFGDIAIQVLGANGGYIILYDKEKRPSLKMFGLLTGYEGELAPLLMRLMRVNPPRGDWLSEPFNYRQRRGRYRDILAQLQFRSGISGQLRVDGELAGVFTLWSYEPDFFNNKQYVLRALAEEVSTALELLRVRHRLIAGAQTDPLTGLANRTGLQEKFDELVAEGRRYTWPFLFVLLDLDHFKQINDTQGHPEGDRLLRVVADHLRRAVRPFDVASRLGGDEFALLLARCSPQTEGIQKRLAALLGELSRAFEGLGVSAGVAAFPEDGDEFRELYRAADQRLYEAKRRGRGRIAWPDDVFQPL from the coding sequence TTGGGAACCCGTGAATCCCATCACGGGGATGACATGGAAAAACTGGCCAGAGTATTGCAAGGGATGATCGGGTTTGGAAACTCCAGAGTCCGGCTGCAATACATGGTCGATCAGATAGCCGCGTTGCTCGGGGCGGCACTGGTTGGGATTTGGATGGAGGAGAAAACGGATCTCATTCCGGTGGCCGTGGGGGGGCGGGCGGCGGATTACGGCCGGGCCTTGGTGTTTAGCACCCGGGAAGATGCGCCCGGGGGCCAGGGGCCGAGCGGCCGGGCGTTCCGGGAGCGGCGCACGGTGTTGTATGATCCTCTGCGGGAATCGGACAACCAGTGGCAAGAACTGCGCGAGCGCTATGTGCTGGGGACATCCCTGGCCGTGCCCCTGGTTTATGAGCATCAAGTGTTCGGGATTATCGGCCTCTACGTGACCCGGGGCAAATCCATCCAGCCCCGCATGCGCCACATGATGGAGATCCTCGCCCCGGTCCTCAGCATGATGATCAAAGACCAGCGGGACCGGATGCTCCTCGAAGAGCGGTCCAAGGGCTTGTCCACGCTGATTTCCGCCATTCAAGTTCTGGGGCGGGTGCAGTCCGAGGAGGAACTGATGACAGAGTTCGGGGACATCGCCATTCAAGTCCTCGGTGCCAATGGCGGCTACATCATCTTGTACGACAAGGAGAAACGCCCTTCTCTCAAAATGTTCGGACTTCTTACCGGGTACGAAGGGGAGTTGGCCCCGCTGCTGATGCGGCTGATGCGCGTAAACCCGCCCCGGGGGGACTGGCTCTCGGAGCCTTTTAATTATCGACAGCGCCGCGGGCGTTATCGGGACATCCTCGCCCAACTGCAATTTCGCAGCGGGATCTCGGGACAGCTGCGGGTGGACGGAGAGCTGGCCGGAGTGTTCACCCTCTGGAGCTATGAACCTGATTTTTTCAACAATAAACAATATGTACTCCGCGCATTGGCCGAAGAGGTTTCCACGGCTTTGGAGTTGCTCCGGGTGCGCCACCGCCTCATCGCCGGTGCCCAAACCGATCCCTTGACGGGACTTGCCAACCGGACGGGTCTTCAAGAAAAGTTCGACGAGCTGGTCGCAGAAGGGCGGCGGTACACCTGGCCCTTTCTGTTTGTCTTGCTCGACTTGGATCATTTTAAACAGATCAACGATACCCAAGGTCACCCGGAGGGCGATCGGCTGCTTCGGGTGGTGGCCGACCATCTGCGCCGGGCGGTCCGTCCCTTTGATGTCGCCTCGCGGCTGGGGGGCGACGAGTTCGCCCTGCTCTTGGCCCGTTGCAGCCCTCAGACCGAGGGGATTCAAAAGCGGTTAGCGGCCCTGCTCGGGGAGTTGTCCCGGGCTTTTGAGGGTCTGGGGGTGAGCGCCGGGGTGGCGGCCTTTCCCGAGGATGGGGATGAATTCCGGGAGCTTTATCGGGCCGCAGACCAGCGGCTGTATGAAGCCAAACGCCGGGGCCGGGGGCGGATCGCGTGGCCGGACGATGTTTTCCAGCCATTGTGA
- a CDS encoding S-layer homology domain-containing protein: protein MRKRGRRWFAGAAAVSALVMVPGIVQAAWPQPAGWPTILSQSVDPEVGIARGVKFQDAALSTDAGPLRIHRIDVDLTAPQLRVQAVAAGDKIFAGRGETVSSMANRTGAVAGINGDYYDIGQTYGPLNILVANGQLYRSPIGWAALAIDGQNRASIVRFQWSGQVMVLPGGENLEAWQKSGQKTEAPSGQSQPLAAFNTFLGDQGIYLYDDKFGWTFPTPNPAARRVAVYLTKTADPAIYTVSSVVENSAVSPVPPGQAGLIGHEQWGDWLKGNMAPGEKIQVGLYTSPDWRSYQTVIGGGPILLKGGQVYADPQAPNPGETGRNPIMAVGLSADGRRMAMVAVDGRQPGLSIGLTRSEMAAYLQTLGYTDAIGFDSGGSVDMVVRRPGGSGVSVVNSPSDGSERAVADGLFVYSALPPEPPAPPEPPKPPAPPSGQEPGGGQPGSGQPGQQPGSGQPGAGQPGQPSSGQPGQQPGQQPGSGQPGQPGQQSGQNPHPSTGTQPGGGGSVTLPDAGSLIAGRPLVWQETVAESRSGDRLSVQVLDETADRVRSTDAGVSTFVLPVQTDAPAVDVHIPAPVWQAVADKTGGSGMVVVQTPIGVYQVPVKVVQPGAGDEEVLISVARPDGSVPLQGLVDQTGGTPVGDAVDFSVREVRSDGTAVPVSGGKAYFRALIPLGKNAGGPQDMGVFTYDVARHVWAPAPARVVTTGQEQAALVAQVSPGTYAAVRDPKSFVDMKGHWAEDPVARLAAAGVIGGVDGQHFAPDQPVTRGQFAVLLVRALGLETVQASPADFADVSADAWNRHEIDVVAREGLMAGVGGGRFAPDDPMTREQMIAVLTRAMNRVKGGLPPADTTVLSRFSDGGEVSNWAQGDVAVAVQTGVVVGSDGKLEPGKVSSRAEAAAMLGKILRFVQLSD from the coding sequence ATGAGAAAACGCGGACGGCGCTGGTTCGCGGGGGCGGCCGCGGTGTCGGCCCTGGTGATGGTGCCGGGCATCGTCCAGGCGGCGTGGCCGCAACCGGCGGGCTGGCCGACGATTTTGTCGCAATCGGTGGATCCAGAGGTGGGGATCGCCCGGGGTGTGAAATTCCAAGATGCGGCGCTCTCTACGGACGCCGGCCCGCTTCGGATTCACCGGATCGACGTGGATCTGACGGCTCCGCAGCTCCGGGTCCAGGCGGTGGCGGCGGGGGACAAGATCTTTGCCGGGCGGGGCGAGACGGTGAGTTCCATGGCGAATCGCACCGGAGCCGTGGCGGGGATCAACGGGGACTATTACGACATCGGCCAGACCTATGGGCCTCTGAATATTCTGGTAGCGAATGGGCAACTGTACCGGAGCCCCATCGGCTGGGCGGCGTTGGCCATCGATGGGCAGAATCGGGCGTCCATTGTGCGGTTCCAGTGGAGCGGGCAAGTCATGGTGCTGCCGGGCGGTGAGAATTTGGAAGCCTGGCAAAAGAGCGGGCAGAAGACCGAGGCCCCGTCGGGGCAGAGCCAACCGTTGGCAGCGTTCAACACTTTTCTCGGGGACCAGGGAATTTATCTGTATGATGATAAGTTCGGCTGGACCTTCCCGACCCCCAATCCGGCGGCCCGCCGGGTGGCGGTGTATCTGACCAAAACGGCCGATCCGGCTATCTATACGGTGAGTTCGGTGGTGGAGAATTCGGCGGTTTCTCCGGTGCCTCCGGGACAAGCGGGGCTCATCGGTCACGAGCAGTGGGGGGATTGGCTGAAGGGCAACATGGCCCCGGGGGAAAAGATCCAGGTGGGGTTGTACACGTCGCCGGATTGGCGGAGTTATCAGACGGTGATCGGCGGCGGGCCGATCCTGCTCAAGGGCGGGCAGGTTTACGCGGATCCCCAGGCTCCGAATCCCGGGGAGACGGGGCGCAATCCCATTATGGCGGTGGGTCTGTCGGCGGATGGCCGGCGGATGGCCATGGTGGCGGTGGATGGTCGGCAGCCGGGGCTGAGCATTGGGCTGACCCGATCGGAGATGGCGGCGTATCTTCAGACGCTGGGTTACACGGATGCCATCGGGTTTGATTCGGGCGGATCGGTGGATATGGTGGTCCGCCGGCCGGGCGGCAGCGGGGTGTCTGTGGTGAATTCGCCCAGCGACGGGAGCGAGCGGGCGGTGGCGGATGGGCTTTTCGTGTATAGTGCGCTGCCTCCGGAGCCTCCGGCGCCGCCAGAGCCTCCGAAGCCACCGGCGCCGCCCAGTGGGCAGGAGCCCGGTGGGGGGCAGCCGGGTAGCGGGCAGCCCGGACAGCAGCCGGGGAGCGGCCAACCCGGCGCGGGGCAGCCTGGGCAGCCCAGCAGCGGGCAGCCGGGTCAGCAACCCGGGCAACAACCGGGCAGCGGACAACCTGGACAGCCAGGGCAGCAGTCCGGGCAGAACCCTCATCCCTCTACGGGCACCCAACCCGGGGGCGGCGGCTCGGTGACGCTGCCGGACGCGGGGTCCCTGATTGCCGGCCGGCCCCTCGTGTGGCAGGAAACGGTGGCCGAGAGCCGTTCGGGGGATCGCCTCTCCGTGCAAGTCCTGGATGAAACCGCCGACCGGGTGCGCAGTACCGATGCGGGGGTGTCGACCTTTGTCCTGCCTGTCCAGACGGACGCCCCGGCGGTGGATGTTCACATTCCGGCCCCCGTGTGGCAAGCGGTGGCTGACAAGACGGGCGGCTCGGGAATGGTCGTCGTGCAAACGCCCATCGGGGTGTATCAAGTGCCCGTTAAAGTGGTGCAACCGGGGGCGGGTGATGAAGAAGTCTTGATCTCGGTGGCCCGACCGGACGGGAGTGTGCCGCTTCAGGGACTGGTGGATCAGACGGGAGGGACTCCGGTCGGAGACGCGGTGGACTTCTCCGTTCGTGAAGTCCGTTCTGACGGCACGGCGGTTCCGGTGAGCGGGGGGAAGGCTTATTTTCGGGCTCTGATCCCCCTCGGGAAAAATGCCGGAGGGCCGCAGGACATGGGGGTGTTCACCTATGACGTCGCTCGCCACGTCTGGGCACCGGCTCCGGCGCGTGTCGTGACCACGGGACAGGAGCAGGCCGCCCTTGTGGCCCAGGTTTCTCCCGGCACGTACGCGGCCGTGCGCGATCCCAAGTCTTTTGTCGACATGAAAGGGCACTGGGCGGAGGACCCGGTGGCACGGCTGGCGGCGGCCGGTGTGATCGGCGGCGTGGATGGGCAGCATTTCGCGCCGGATCAGCCGGTCACCCGGGGACAGTTTGCGGTGTTGTTGGTCCGGGCTTTGGGGCTGGAGACGGTGCAGGCGAGCCCGGCGGATTTTGCCGACGTGTCGGCCGACGCCTGGAATCGGCACGAGATCGACGTGGTGGCCCGGGAGGGGCTGATGGCCGGGGTTGGGGGCGGTCGGTTCGCTCCCGATGATCCCATGACCCGGGAGCAAATGATCGCGGTGCTGACCCGGGCGATGAACCGGGTGAAAGGGGGTTTGCCGCCCGCAGATACCACTGTGCTCAGTCGGTTTTCCGATGGCGGCGAGGTGAGCAACTGGGCCCAGGGTGACGTGGCGGTGGCGGTTCAGACCGGAGTCGTGGTCGGGTCGGACGGGAAGCTGGAGCCCGGAAAGGTTTCGTCCCGGGCCGAGGCTGCCGCTATGCTGGGCAAAATATTGAGGTTTGTGCAGTTGAGCGATTAA
- a CDS encoding NADPH:quinone oxidoreductase family protein yields MAKRFRAWVADKQGESIALNLLERDWDDLPPGEVTVRVAYSSVNYKDGLAVIPTGRVARRYPLVPGIDLAGTVAASTDARFREGDEVIVTGYDLGVSHDGGLSEYARVPADWVVPLPAGLSLKEAMVLGTAGFTAGLSVHRLELYGLRPEKGPVLVTGATGGVGSVAVAILAKLGYTVAASTGKAEAQAYLRNIGAHEVLSRDEVSAESRKALEKERWAAAVDPVGGRTLAYLLRTMKYGGAVALSGLTGGSALETTVFPFILRGVSLLGIDSAYCPMEERRAVWERLAGPWKPAGLADIGQEIAMEDVPATLEAILKGKVKGRTVIRMG; encoded by the coding sequence ATGGCGAAACGGTTTCGGGCATGGGTGGCGGATAAACAAGGTGAGTCGATCGCGCTGAACTTACTGGAAAGGGATTGGGATGATCTGCCGCCGGGCGAGGTCACCGTCCGGGTGGCATACTCCAGCGTCAATTACAAGGACGGTTTGGCGGTGATTCCCACCGGCCGGGTGGCCCGCAGGTATCCCCTGGTCCCCGGGATCGATCTGGCGGGAACGGTGGCGGCGTCGACGGATGCGCGGTTTCGGGAAGGCGACGAGGTGATCGTGACCGGCTACGATCTCGGGGTGTCCCATGACGGCGGGTTGAGTGAGTACGCCCGGGTTCCGGCGGATTGGGTGGTGCCGCTCCCCGCGGGCTTGAGCCTCAAAGAGGCGATGGTGCTCGGGACGGCCGGTTTTACGGCGGGCCTTTCGGTGCACCGCCTGGAGCTGTACGGACTGAGGCCGGAGAAGGGACCGGTGCTGGTGACCGGGGCGACGGGCGGCGTGGGGAGCGTGGCGGTGGCGATCCTCGCCAAACTGGGCTACACTGTGGCGGCCAGCACCGGGAAGGCGGAGGCCCAGGCGTATCTCCGGAACATCGGGGCTCACGAGGTGTTGAGCCGGGACGAGGTGTCGGCGGAGAGCCGCAAGGCGTTGGAGAAGGAGCGCTGGGCCGCGGCGGTTGATCCGGTGGGCGGGCGGACTTTGGCGTATCTGCTGCGCACGATGAAATATGGGGGAGCGGTGGCCCTGAGCGGGCTGACGGGCGGGTCGGCTTTGGAGACCACAGTGTTTCCTTTTATTCTTCGCGGGGTGAGCCTGCTCGGGATCGATTCGGCCTATTGTCCGATGGAGGAGCGCCGGGCGGTGTGGGAGCGGCTGGCGGGTCCGTGGAAGCCGGCGGGGCTGGCGGACATCGGGCAGGAGATCGCCATGGAGGACGTCCCGGCCACGTTGGAGGCGATTTTGAAGGGGAAAGTGAAGGGACGCACGGTGATTCGGATGGGGTGA
- a CDS encoding RpnC/YadD family protein, with protein sequence MDIARNSNDIVARHLAGAVPHEVLEVIGIRNAYVTRVLAADLPRVEVWQDFADILLELEDGRLLHLEFQTTREPNLYRFLHYDAAIAEKYRRKVRTVVLYTGNVQNAMEELDAGTIQYRVENVYLNRMDGDGALDTIIRHLAVDEWSETDRVRLAFTFHMRFEKRTRDEAFSEIVGLIQQLPDRREQNYIAALILGFSGRVLTSEQKERLKEVLGMTDLLRELLHDMEQEVREKALKEGLEQGLQQGLQQGLQQGLQQGLHQGLKQVAERMLRNGAALEYVVKMTGLPKSEVEEIQRNLSS encoded by the coding sequence ATGGACATTGCGCGAAATTCAAACGACATTGTGGCGCGCCATTTGGCGGGGGCTGTTCCTCACGAAGTTCTGGAAGTGATCGGCATTCGCAATGCCTATGTCACCCGGGTCCTTGCGGCGGATTTGCCTCGGGTTGAAGTGTGGCAAGATTTTGCCGATATCCTGTTGGAATTGGAAGATGGGCGGTTGCTGCACCTGGAGTTCCAAACCACCAGAGAACCGAATCTGTACCGGTTTTTGCACTATGATGCGGCGATTGCGGAGAAATACCGGCGCAAGGTCCGAACGGTGGTGTTGTACACTGGAAATGTCCAGAACGCCATGGAGGAGTTGGATGCCGGGACGATCCAATACCGTGTCGAGAATGTCTACCTGAACCGCATGGATGGCGATGGCGCTCTTGACACGATCATCCGCCATCTGGCGGTCGATGAGTGGTCGGAAACCGACCGGGTGCGGCTGGCTTTTACTTTTCATATGCGTTTTGAGAAGCGGACCCGGGATGAGGCTTTTTCGGAGATTGTGGGACTGATTCAACAGCTGCCGGATCGCCGTGAGCAGAATTATATCGCGGCCTTGATCCTCGGGTTTAGCGGTCGGGTTCTCACCAGTGAGCAAAAAGAGCGGCTCAAGGAGGTGTTGGGGATGACGGATTTGTTAAGAGAACTGTTGCACGACATGGAACAGGAAGTGCGGGAGAAGGCTCTAAAAGAAGGGCTAGAACAAGGGCTGCAACAAGGGCTGCAACAAGGGCTGCAACAAGGGCTGCAACAAGGGCTGCACCAGGGGCTGAAGCAGGTTGCGGAGCGGATGCTCCGGAACGGCGCTGCGCTGGAATACGTGGTTAAAATGACGGGGTTGCCGAAATCCGAAGTGGAAGAAATTCAGCGAAATCTCTCTTCGTAA